GGCTTCTTCAAGTTGCTCATCATTGGGAGCCACTCCGTGCCACTTGTGAGTTCCCATCATGAAATCCACACCTTTTCCCATCTCGGTGCTCATGAGGATGCAAATGGGACGACCATTCCCGCTCTTGAGCTTGGCAGCAGCCATGGTGTCGTGGATGTTGTCAAAATCATGACCATCCATTTCCAGGCACATCCATCCAAAAGACTCCCATTTGGCCCGTAGATCGCCCAATTCCATCACATCATCCACATCTCCATCTATCTGTCGACCATTGTAGTCCACGGTAGAGATCAGATTATCGATACCATGATGGGCTGCATACATGGCTGCTTCCCAAATCTGGCCTTCTTGTAGTTCTCCATCTCCGTGTAAGGAATACACCAGATGCGGGTCACCATCCAATTTTTTTGCTTGAGCGACTCCACAGGCGACCGAGAGCCCTTGTCCCAAACTGCCAGAGGCCACTCGTATTCCGGGTAGACCTTCTTCGGTGGCCGGGTGGCCCTGCAATCGGGAATCGAGCTTGCGGAATGTGTTCAATTCCTCCACGGGGAAATATCCGCTTCGCGCTAGCACCGAGTACCAGACCGGTGAGATGTGCCCGTTGGAAAGGAAGAAAACATCCTCACCCTTACCGTTCATCTTGAAATCCGAATTGTGCTCCATGATATTGAAGTACAAGGACACAAAGAAATCTGTACAGCCTAAGGAGCCGCCAGGATGTCCAGAAGACACGGCATGGACCATTCGTACAATATCCCTCCTTACTTGGGAGGCAATCCGTTCAAGCTCTTTGTTGTCGAGTTTTCTTTCCATCGTGCGGCTAGGTATAGCAATTTCCTCCATGTGCGGATTTAAAGGGCAAAGAAAGGGATATGCCTACGACCACGAAGAATGTGTGAAAAACAGTGGTGACATTGTTGATAACGGCCGTAGCTCGGAGAAGGCCTTTCCTGATCGGTGTATGACGGGAGTCCGAATAGGCTACATTTGTCGCCCCAAAAAGATCTATTCATGGCCCTTCAATGCGGAATCGTTGGTCTGCCCAACGTTGGAAAATCCACTCTCTTCAACTGCTTCAGCAATGCTAAGGCCCAAGCGGCCAATTTCCCTTTCTGTACCATCGAGCCCAATGTGGGTGTCATTACCGTCCCTGATGAGCGTATCACCCAACTAGCAGAACTTGTGAATCCGGAACGGGTCATGCCCACCACCATAGAGATCGTGGACATTGCTGGTCTCGTGAAGGGAGCGAGCAAAGGGGAAGGACTTGGAAATCAATTCCTTGGGAATATCCGAGAGACCAACGCCATAATCCATGTGCTCCGCTGTTTTGAGGATGGCAACGTAGTGCATGTAGATGGCAGCGTAGATCCCGTGCGTGATAAAGAGGTCATCGATACTGAGCTACAACTCAAGGATCTGGAATCCGTGGAGAAGCAGATCCAATCCTGCTCCAGAGCAGCCAATGCTGGAGATAAGAAGATGTCAGCCCGAATGGCCGTGCTGGAGAAATGGAGGGATACGTTGCTGCAAGGCAAGTCGGCCCGTACCGTGGACTTGAATGAAGCCGAAGAAGAACTCGTACATGATGTACAATTACTGACCAACAAACCGGTGCTTTATGTCTGCAATGTGGATGAAAGTGCAGTGGTTTCAGGAAATGCTCACACGGCTGCTGTAATGGAAGCGGTCAAGGATGAGAATGCAGAGGTACTGATACTCGGAGTGGGGATAGAAGCGGATATCGCAGAATTGGACAGCTACGAGGATAAGAAGGAGTTCTTAGATGATCTGGGTCTGGAAGAGGCCGGAGTGAATCGACTGATCACATCTGCATATCGATTGCTCGATCTGGAGACCTATTTCACTGCAGGAGAGATAGAAGTTCGTGCCTGGACCATACGCAAAGGGACCAAAGCCCCACAGGCAGCCGGTGTGATCCACACTGATTTCGAGAAAGGCTTTATTCGAGCCGAGGTCATAGCCTTTGATGATTACATCAATTACGGGTCAGAACCTGCTGTAAAAGAGGCGGGTAAGATGGGAATAGAAGGCAAGGAGTATGTGGTGAAAGATGGGGATGTGATGCATTTCAGATTCAACGTCTGAAGTCCTGAGACGCTATTCTTTCAGCACGATATATTGCACTGTAGAGGCCTTGTTCCCGCAAGCATCCTCTGCCATCCAAGTACGTTCGATGACCCCATTCTCGCCACCCGAGAATTGCTTGTCAACGAAGATCCAATTGATCTCAGGACGATCGCAATCTGTAGAGGCCAGTGGGTTCTCTAGACTTTCCAGTTGATCCTTGGGCCACTCGATCTTCATCTCATACTCACCGATGACTATGCCTTTTTGAGCATGGGCAATGGTCGCGCTTCCGAGTAAGAGCATCAAAGTAAGTAGGTGTTTCATGGGGGTGTCTTTAGAGGTGAATATATCAATTCCAATGCCGATCAGAATATCCAAGCATAGAGTTGGACCAAGAGATAGATGACCATGATGACAAATAGGGTGGTCAAGATGAAAAGCCCTAGGAAGAATGGGAGGGTGCTCTCTCGGTGCTTTCCTTGGGTATGATACTCTTTGAAGAGTCGGAGATTCCGCTCATTGCTCTTGTAAGCGAAATCAAAGAAGAGACCCAGTATCGGTATGGAACCGATTGTCGCATCCAGGGTGATATTGCCGAACATCTTGAGGATGAGCATTTTACTCGCTCCAAGTTTGTAGCATTTGAAAAGGATCAATATGCTGAACAGATAGCCTGCAAGATCACCCACGACAGGGATCAGGCCTATGATCGGGTCGAGTCCGATAGTCCATTGAGTGCCCGGTATCCGTATGCTGGAATCCAATAGATCAGCATAGCGCTGAAGGACCCCTAATTCGAGTTTTTGCTCTGTGTCTGTACCTACGCTTCTGCTTCTCATTTCCTTTTCTTAACGAGAATTCGACCACAATAGACGTGCCAGTGGACGTAGAGTGACACGAAGCGGTCCTTCTTTTACATGTAACGCAAGGCTTTCCATTGTAATTTTGCCGGCCATGACAGCAGAGATAGTCACAATAGGAGATGAGATATTGATCGGACAGACTGTGGATACCAATTCCGCATGGATGGCCCAAGAGCTCAATAAGCTAGGTGTGAAGGTGGGTCGCGTGACCACCATTGCAGATACACCTGAGGACATCATTCAAGCCCTCGAAGAATCCCATGCACGGGTCGATCTGGTATTGATGACCGGTGGCCTGGGGCCTACCAATGATGATGTGACCAAGATGACCTTGACAGAGTACTTCGAGGATGAGTTGGTCATGCACGATGAAGTCCTCGAAGGCATCAGTAGCTATTTCTCTTCCAAGGGAAAAAGGCTCCTTCCTATGAACAGGGATCAAGCCCTATTGCCCAAATCGGCCCGTATAGTCAGGAACTTCAAAGGATCGGCCAGTGGGATGTGGTTCGAGAAGAACGGTAAAGTGGTCATCTCTATGCCCGGGGTGCCCTATGAGATGAAGCACCTCATGGTGACCGGATTCCTCGATATGATCGCAGAGCATTTTGAGACTTCTCCTGTATTTCATCATACGCTCATGACCTTTGGGGAAGGAGAATCCTTCATTGCGCATAGAGTGCAGGACTGGGAGGCCAGTTTGGAAGAAGAAGATGTACGGCTGGCCTATCTGCCGTCATTAGGAATCGTCAAGATGCGACTGAGTGCATATGGACCCGATAAGGAGGTCTTAAAAGAAAAGGTCATGCGTAAGGCCAAGGAGCTGGAAACTTTGATTCCCGAGCTCGTCTATGGATACAATGAGGAAAAACTAGAACAGGTCGTGGGTCGATTGATGGTAGAGAAGAAACGCACCATCGCCACCGCTGAAAGTTGCACCGGTGGATATATAGCCCACCTCCTGACCACCGTTCCAGGCAGTTCGAGGTACTATGAAGGGTCTTTCTGCACGTACAGCTATAAATCCAAGAGTGAGATCCTGGATGTAGATGCTCAGGTCATTCTGGACAGAGGAGCAGTGAGCCAAGAGGTGGTAGAGGATATGGCCAACGGGGTCTTCTTGCATTTCGATACGGATTATACCATCGCGGTCTCAGGGATCGCTGGCCCGGATGGCGGAACGGAAGACAAGCCGGTAGGTACCGTTTGGATGAGCGTGGGTACCAAAGAAGGCCTGGTCACCAAGTGCTTCCAGTTCGGGCGAAATCGCAGGAATAATATCCGCATGACCGCCCTCACAGCACTCAATGAATTGCGCAAACAGCTATTGACAGTCTGATGTTCACTTCATACATCGAAAAATACGTTGTAGCGAACAGATAAAATTCTTTTCTTTGCACTCCCAAAAAATCGAGGACCATGGCACGTGTATGTCAATTGACCGGAAAGAAGATGATGGTGGGAAACAATGTCTCACACTCCAAAAGGAGAACGAAGAGACGTTTCTACCCCAACCTCATCGATAAGAAATTCTACATCCCTGAGGACAACAAATGGGTCTCTCTACGGATCTCGACCTCTGCTTTGAAGACCATCAACAAGATCGGTATCAAAGCGGCTATCGAGCGTGCCAAGGAAAAAGGATACTATAAAGGCTGATAATCATGGCTAAGAAGGGAAACAGAGTTCAAGTGATCCTAGAGTGCACCGAGCACAAGGACAGCGGCCAGCCAGGCACGTCCAGGTACATCACTACCAAGAACAAGAAGAACACTCCAGACAGAATGGAGATCAAGAAGTACAATCCTATCCTGAGGAAATACACCATCCACAAGGAGATAAAATAATCAGGTCATGGCAAAGAAGACAGTAGCAACACTACAGACCGGAGGTGGTAAGCAGTTCACCAAGGTCATCAAGATGGTCCGTTCAGAGAAGAGCGGTGCATACACGTTCAAAGAAGCCATCGTGCACAATGAGAACGTCAAGAACTGGTTGTCCGACAATTGATCGGTACTGCTGACAAGGTATTATAGGCTTCCTCTCAACAGGAAGCCTTTTTTGTTTCTTTGAATTCCTCAAATCCACCCACCACATCGTTTATGGCATTATTCGGATTATTCTCCAAAGAGAAAAAAGAAAAACTGGATGAAGGACTGAACAAGTCCAAGACAGGCATCATGTCCAAACTGGCCCGAGCCGTGGCTGGGAAGAGCAAGGTGGACGCTGAGGTGCTTGATGATCTGGAAGAAGTGCTGGTCACTTCCGATGTAGGCGTCAGTACCACACTCAAGATCATTGACCGTATCGAAGAACGAGTGGCCCGAGATAAGTATGTCGGTACGGACGAACTCAACGAGATCCTACGCGATGAGATCGCCCAGTTGCTCGAGGAGTCCGGTTCGGATGACTCCACCAAACAGATAGATACCAGCGAGGTGAAGCCCTACGTCATCATGGTCGTAGGGGTGAACGGAGTAGGAAAGACCACCACCATAGGTAAGCTTGCCCATCAGTTCAAGCAACAAGGCAAGTCGGTGGTACTGGGTGCGGCTGATACCTTCCGCGCAGCAGCGGTCGATCAATTGAAGATATGGGGAGAACGGGTGGATGTGCCTGTCATTAATCAGGGTATGGGTGCCGATCCAGCCTCGGTGGCCTTTGACACCGTACAAAGTGCCGTGGCTCAAGGGGCTGACATCTGCATCATCGATACAGCCGGACGTCTCCATAACAAGGTGAATCTCATGAACGAATTGACCAAGATCAAGACCGTGATGCAGAAACATGTGAGTGAGGCTCCACATGAGATACTCCTCGTATTGGATGGTTCTACCGGTCAGAATGCCTTCGAGCAGGCCAAACAATTCTCCGCAGCTACGGACATCACGGCCCTGGCCGTCACCAAACTCGATGGCACGGCCAAAGGGGGTGTGGTCATCGGTATTTCCGATGAATTCAAGATCCCGGTCAAATACATCGGGGTAGGTGAGGGTATGGAGGATCTGCAGGTATTCCACCGGAGGGAATTCGTGGACTCCCTCTTTGGAGAATGATTCCGCTCGTACCGTTCCAGGTACATCCATCCATACGAGAGCGCATTGACACAGATGATCGCTGGCTATATGTCAGAGAATCACATCTTTGTCGCGCAAATCCATAACCCGATCAATGAAGTACTATATCCTCACACTGGCGGTGATCACATTGATATCATGCGCACAGGATAATCAGAACACAGAAATGACGAATACAGATACAGCTGTACCCGGTGTGGTCCTCGAATACATGGACACCACCATCCGTCCGCAGGACGATTTCTATCGCTTTGTCAATGGTAAATGGCTGGAGACGGCCGAGATTCCCGATGATCGTACGCGATGGGGGAGTTTCGATGAGCTCCGCAAGATGACCGATGATGATGCATTGGCCATTCTCAAAAAGGCCAGCGACAGTGGCGACTATGCAGAAGGCACCGACCAGTGGAAGGCCATCCAGGTATTCCGTTCGGTATTGGACTCCAACTCCCGGAATGCGGCCGGAGTTGACCCTATCACGCCCTATCTGGATAAGATAGATGCCGTTCAGTCCATGGAGGATCTAAACGCTTTGATGGCCGAGATGGAACCTTACGGAGGTATCGGATTCCTAGGTACATATGTCTACACCGATCTGAAGAACAGTAAGATGAATACCGCCTATCTCGGTGCCGGTCCCCTCGGACTGCCGGAACGGGAGTATTATGTAGGCGATGATGAGGATAGCAAGGAGAAGCGTGAGAAATACGTCAAGCACGTGTCCCGTATGCTCCAGTTCCTCGGGCATTCTCCCGAAGAAGCCGATGATAGGGCCGCCCGTGTACTTGCCTTTGAGACGCGTATGGCCGAGCCTAGGCTGACCAAAGAAGATCGCAGGAATCCATATAACACCTACAACCCCATGGCCATCTCCCAGCTTGAGGAAATAGTGCCCAGCGTGGATTGGCAGATGTATCTGAAGACCATCGGTGCGGGTGAACTGGATACTATCGTTGTGACGCAACCTGAATATTTCAAGGCACTACAGGCGATTTTCAATGAAGGTGAGATCGAGGAATGGAAGAACTACATGCGTTGGACCATGATCGATGGTACAGCCTCTTTCTTGACCACCGATATCGAGCGGGCCAACTGGGAGTTCTACAGTCAGGAACTGCGCGGTGCCAAAGAGCAACGCCCTGCTGAAGAGCGTGCGCTATCTACCTTGAATCGCACAGTAGGTGAAGCACTGGGTAAACTCTATGTCGATGAGAAATTCCCACCCGAGGCTAAAGCCAAGGCTGAGAAGATGGTGAGCAATGTGTTGGAAGCATACAAGGTGCGCATCCGTAATCTCGATTGGATGGAGCCTGAGACACAGGATAAGGCCATCGCAAAGATCGACAAGCTGCAGATCAAGATCGGATACCCCGATAAGTGGAAAGACTACTCCGACTTGAAGATTGAAGCCGTAGACAACGGAGGCACTCTATTCGGCAATATGCTCAATGTGACCAAGTGGAACTTTGATGAACGTATGGCCAAGCTGGGTAAGGAAGTGGACAAGACCGAGTGGTTCATGCCCCCTCAGACGGTCAATGCCTACTACAATCCTACATTCAATGAGATTGTGTTCCCGGCCGCTATCCTGCAGCCTCCTTTCTATAACTATCAGGCCGATATGGCCGTCAACTATGGAGGTATCGGAGCGGTCATCGGTCACGAGGTCTCTCACGGTTTTGATGACCAAGGGGCCAAGTTCGATGCAGACGGTAACCTGACCAATTGGTGGACCGAAGATGACGAGACACGATTCAAGGAATTGGGTAAGAACCTCATTGCACAATACGATAGCGTAGAAGCGCTACCAGGCATCAATCTCAATGGGGAGTATACCTTAGGAGAGAACATCGGTGACTTAGGAGGGGTATTCTCCGCCTATGATGGTCTACAGATGCATCTGGCAGAGGAAGGTGATCCGGGTGAGATCGATGGTTTCACACAGGAGCAACGCTTCTTCATCTCCTGGGCGACCATCTGGCGTCAGTTGATCCGTGAAGAGGCCCTAAAGAACCGCATCAAGACCGATCCGCATTCACCCGGAGAATATCGTGGATATATGCCGATCATGAATATGAAGGCCTTCCAAGAAGCCTTTGATATTAAAGAAGGGGATGAGATGTTCCTTGATGATGAACAGCGCGTGCAGATCTGGTAAGGATCCAGAGAAAAATTTTAGAAAGCCCTATCGGACCTCCGATGGGGCTTTTTCTTTCTCTGAAATAAGAAGGGCGAAGAGCAGCGCATTGATGATTCCCAATATGCCGATGGTATCTAAAAAGTCGGTGGCTGAATTGCCGATGATATCCCTTCCCATGATGGCCGGTACTACCAGACAGAAGGCGGATAAGTAATAGATTCCCTTCCATCGAGATCCTTGCTGATAGAATCTGTAGAGCAGGTAGGCACCGGTGGGTAGGATGAAGAGCATGCTGTATTTCATCTGATGCGGGAAGACCAAGAGGATGACCAAGAAGAGCATGCTGATATCCTTCCAATACTGGACAGATGTCCGTGCCATATTTCGTCTACGGAAGAAATAGATTGTCATGACGGCAACTACAATCAATCGTAGGACAAGGGTCGACCATTTCATCGCATCGAGGGACAAGGGCAGTCGGCTCATCAGGCAATTGATGCTCACACAACCATCGTTGATCTCCACCCCGAATTTCTTCCCAACCGGATTGATCATTTGCAACCAATGACCATGGAAAGCCAGGTTGGCCTCCCATCCGATGAAAAGGGCTGGGATGAGAAGCAAGAGGACTAGTATTCCCATGGTCAGTATGATGGGTTTCCATCTTCTATTCAGGAAATAATAGAAGAGCACCAGCAAAGGCAGGATCTTCAGATTGATACCAAATGCGAGTATAGCGGAGCCTAGCCAAGGGCGGCTTTTCCGTATCTGATACATCCCTTCTATGATGCACCAGAGCATGGGGAGGGTGACCTGACCCAGATTCAGATTGTGGATGTATACATTCACACTAAGCAGGAGAAGGACCAGTCCCATGCGGGAGATGAGCTTTTCTGAGAAGGCTGCCGGTACCAGTACCTCCTTTCTGAAGATGTCCCATGATCGGTAGAGTGCCGCCATGCAAAGTAGTGCCCATACCACCCGTGCTATCGGATAGCCTAAGAGCGTAAGCGGTTTCAGCAGCAGTGCGAAGAAGGGACCATAGAGATACTGGTTATAGGGATTGCTGATATAGGGATCGACACTGTTCCATAGTTGATCGGCTGCATGGAGGTAGACATTGATGTCATTTCCTTTGCGATGGGCCACCGTGATGGTGAATACCAGTACCGCAACCAGAAGTAGCCATCGGAGTATGGATCTGCGATTCAGCGAGCTCATGGCTCAATCATCGATCTTGTTGAATGAAGCCACGATACCCTGTATCAGGGCCGAACTGAAGCCGTGATGCTCCATTTGATTGAGACCTGTGATCGTACAACCCTTGGGGGTGGTCACCTTGTCTATCTCCTCTTCGGGATGGCTGTCCCGTTGTATGAGTAATTCCGAGGCCCCTTTTACCGTCTGATTCACGATGCGAGTAGCCGTATCCGCATCAAAACCTATCTCTATTCCTCCCTGCACCATGGCCCGCATAAAACGGAGCACATAGGCGATACCGCATGCTCCGAGTATCGTGGCGGACTCCATGAGTTCCTCCTCGATGAAGATGGATGAGCCTATGCTGTTGAAGAGTTCCTCGACCTCTTGGGAGCGTTGACTGTCCGTGCTATCCGTACAGATGCAGGTCACCGATTCGCTCACATCGGCAGCTGTATTGGGCATGGCCCTGAATATCTCCACGTGATGACCGATAGCACCATGCAGTTCATCCAAAGAGACGCCCGTGGCAAGCGAGATGATGGTATGCCTGCCGGGTTCGATCTCCTGCTGCACCTCCTGCAAGGTTTCGAGGATGTTGTAGGGTTTGAGCGCCACCAGGATGATATCGCTTTCTTGTATGGCCTTAGCGTTATCAGAAGTGATGCGGACTCCTTCGGTGGCGAAGTGTTGAATGCTCTCGATATGTCGCTTGGTAGCAGTGATGTTCTCATTGGATACATCAGCATGATCGATCAGACCCTGAACGATGGCCGATCCCAGATTACCACAACCGATAACAGCGATGCGTTTGTTATTCATGTGGGCTAATGTAAGCCAACACAGCTTCTTATGAAATCATTTTCAAACGCTCGATCTCTTTCGCTACATTCTCCGCTTCTTGGTATTTTGCATCACCTGCCTTACGATCTGTGGCTGAGAGCTTGTGTGCCTCTGACATTAATTTCTCATACTTCTTCTGCAATTTCTCTGCAGGCGATTTCGACTTGAATAATCCGAACATGGTCATTGTTTCCTACAAGAGTACTGGATTCGCTCATTGGCTTCTTGACAGCGCTTCGCGTGCTTTTCTTTTCTTCATGTCATGAGACTCCTGCTTCTCGGATTAATATTGGGTATCGCCATGCCGTCTTGCGAACAGTCGGTAGAAGGCAGTTTGCCGATGACCTCCTATCGCTATCTGGCTTTGGGCGATAGCTATACCATCGGTCAAGGGGTGGAGTACGAGGCCCGCTGGCCTGGCCAACTGGTGGATTCGCTAGCGGCAAGAGGTTTTACGGTCGATTCGCTCAAGTACATCGCCCAGACCGGCTGGACCACTACCGATCTGCAGAATGCTATCGACAATTCTCTTCCCTTGGAAGATTTCGATATGGTCTCGCTGCTCATCGGGGTCAACAATCAATTCCAAAGTATTCCTTTCGAGGTCTATGAGCAGGAATTCGACTCCCTGCTCTCCCAAGCGATTGCATTTGCT
The nucleotide sequence above comes from Flavobacteriales bacterium. Encoded proteins:
- the rpmG gene encoding 50S ribosomal protein L33 produces the protein MAKKGNRVQVILECTEHKDSGQPGTSRYITTKNKKNTPDRMEIKKYNPILRKYTIHKEIK
- a CDS encoding DUF4295 domain-containing protein; translated protein: MAKKTVATLQTGGGKQFTKVIKMVRSEKSGAYTFKEAIVHNENVKNWLSDN
- a CDS encoding 50S ribosomal protein L28, translated to MARVCQLTGKKMMVGNNVSHSKRRTKRRFYPNLIDKKFYIPEDNKWVSLRISTSALKTINKIGIKAAIERAKEKGYYKG
- a CDS encoding competence/damage-inducible protein A — translated: MTAEIVTIGDEILIGQTVDTNSAWMAQELNKLGVKVGRVTTIADTPEDIIQALEESHARVDLVLMTGGLGPTNDDVTKMTLTEYFEDELVMHDEVLEGISSYFSSKGKRLLPMNRDQALLPKSARIVRNFKGSASGMWFEKNGKVVISMPGVPYEMKHLMVTGFLDMIAEHFETSPVFHHTLMTFGEGESFIAHRVQDWEASLEEEDVRLAYLPSLGIVKMRLSAYGPDKEVLKEKVMRKAKELETLIPELVYGYNEEKLEQVVGRLMVEKKRTIATAESCTGGYIAHLLTTVPGSSRYYEGSFCTYSYKSKSEILDVDAQVILDRGAVSQEVVEDMANGVFLHFDTDYTIAVSGIAGPDGGTEDKPVGTVWMSVGTKEGLVTKCFQFGRNRRNNIRMTALTALNELRKQLLTV
- a CDS encoding Lacal_2735 family protein, whose amino-acid sequence is MFGLFKSKSPAEKLQKKYEKLMSEAHKLSATDRKAGDAKYQEAENVAKEIERLKMIS
- a CDS encoding DUF2029 domain-containing protein; the protein is MSSLNRRSILRWLLLVAVLVFTITVAHRKGNDINVYLHAADQLWNSVDPYISNPYNQYLYGPFFALLLKPLTLLGYPIARVVWALLCMAALYRSWDIFRKEVLVPAAFSEKLISRMGLVLLLLSVNVYIHNLNLGQVTLPMLWCIIEGMYQIRKSRPWLGSAILAFGINLKILPLLVLFYYFLNRRWKPIILTMGILVLLLLIPALFIGWEANLAFHGHWLQMINPVGKKFGVEINDGCVSINCLMSRLPLSLDAMKWSTLVLRLIVVAVMTIYFFRRRNMARTSVQYWKDISMLFLVILLVFPHQMKYSMLFILPTGAYLLYRFYQQGSRWKGIYYLSAFCLVVPAIMGRDIIGNSATDFLDTIGILGIINALLFALLISEKEKAPSEVR
- the ftsY gene encoding signal recognition particle-docking protein FtsY; its protein translation is MALFGLFSKEKKEKLDEGLNKSKTGIMSKLARAVAGKSKVDAEVLDDLEEVLVTSDVGVSTTLKIIDRIEERVARDKYVGTDELNEILRDEIAQLLEESGSDDSTKQIDTSEVKPYVIMVVGVNGVGKTTTIGKLAHQFKQQGKSVVLGAADTFRAAAVDQLKIWGERVDVPVINQGMGADPASVAFDTVQSAVAQGADICIIDTAGRLHNKVNLMNELTKIKTVMQKHVSEAPHEILLVLDGSTGQNAFEQAKQFSAATDITALAVTKLDGTAKGGVVIGISDEFKIPVKYIGVGEGMEDLQVFHRREFVDSLFGE
- a CDS encoding transketolase, with the protein product MERKLDNKELERIASQVRRDIVRMVHAVSSGHPGGSLGCTDFFVSLYFNIMEHNSDFKMNGKGEDVFFLSNGHISPVWYSVLARSGYFPVEELNTFRKLDSRLQGHPATEEGLPGIRVASGSLGQGLSVACGVAQAKKLDGDPHLVYSLHGDGELQEGQIWEAAMYAAHHGIDNLISTVDYNGRQIDGDVDDVMELGDLRAKWESFGWMCLEMDGHDFDNIHDTMAAAKLKSGNGRPICILMSTEMGKGVDFMMGTHKWHGVAPNDEQLEEALSQLEETLGDYPA
- the ychF gene encoding redox-regulated ATPase YchF gives rise to the protein MALQCGIVGLPNVGKSTLFNCFSNAKAQAANFPFCTIEPNVGVITVPDERITQLAELVNPERVMPTTIEIVDIAGLVKGASKGEGLGNQFLGNIRETNAIIHVLRCFEDGNVVHVDGSVDPVRDKEVIDTELQLKDLESVEKQIQSCSRAANAGDKKMSARMAVLEKWRDTLLQGKSARTVDLNEAEEELVHDVQLLTNKPVLYVCNVDESAVVSGNAHTAAVMEAVKDENAEVLILGVGIEADIAELDSYEDKKEFLDDLGLEEAGVNRLITSAYRLLDLETYFTAGEIEVRAWTIRKGTKAPQAAGVIHTDFEKGFIRAEVIAFDDYINYGSEPAVKEAGKMGIEGKEYVVKDGDVMHFRFNV
- the proC gene encoding pyrroline-5-carboxylate reductase, producing the protein MNNKRIAVIGCGNLGSAIVQGLIDHADVSNENITATKRHIESIQHFATEGVRITSDNAKAIQESDIILVALKPYNILETLQEVQQEIEPGRHTIISLATGVSLDELHGAIGHHVEIFRAMPNTAADVSESVTCICTDSTDSQRSQEVEELFNSIGSSIFIEEELMESATILGACGIAYVLRFMRAMVQGGIEIGFDADTATRIVNQTVKGASELLIQRDSHPEEEIDKVTTPKGCTITGLNQMEHHGFSSALIQGIVASFNKIDD
- a CDS encoding SGNH/GDSL hydrolase family protein; translation: MRLLLLGLILGIAMPSCEQSVEGSLPMTSYRYLALGDSYTIGQGVEYEARWPGQLVDSLAARGFTVDSLKYIAQTGWTTTDLQNAIDNSLPLEDFDMVSLLIGVNNQFQSIPFEVYEQEFDSLLSQAIAFAGGSDQVFVVSIPDYGVTPFGSGNAQQIGEQIDMYNAYALQVCTDRGIPFIDITTISRQLGDGPDALAPDNLHPSRFQYSLWVEEVLPVVEVILGK
- a CDS encoding M13 family metallopeptidase, with protein sequence MKYYILTLAVITLISCAQDNQNTEMTNTDTAVPGVVLEYMDTTIRPQDDFYRFVNGKWLETAEIPDDRTRWGSFDELRKMTDDDALAILKKASDSGDYAEGTDQWKAIQVFRSVLDSNSRNAAGVDPITPYLDKIDAVQSMEDLNALMAEMEPYGGIGFLGTYVYTDLKNSKMNTAYLGAGPLGLPEREYYVGDDEDSKEKREKYVKHVSRMLQFLGHSPEEADDRAARVLAFETRMAEPRLTKEDRRNPYNTYNPMAISQLEEIVPSVDWQMYLKTIGAGELDTIVVTQPEYFKALQAIFNEGEIEEWKNYMRWTMIDGTASFLTTDIERANWEFYSQELRGAKEQRPAEERALSTLNRTVGEALGKLYVDEKFPPEAKAKAEKMVSNVLEAYKVRIRNLDWMEPETQDKAIAKIDKLQIKIGYPDKWKDYSDLKIEAVDNGGTLFGNMLNVTKWNFDERMAKLGKEVDKTEWFMPPQTVNAYYNPTFNEIVFPAAILQPPFYNYQADMAVNYGGIGAVIGHEVSHGFDDQGAKFDADGNLTNWWTEDDETRFKELGKNLIAQYDSVEALPGINLNGEYTLGENIGDLGGVFSAYDGLQMHLAEEGDPGEIDGFTQEQRFFISWATIWRQLIREEALKNRIKTDPHSPGEYRGYMPIMNMKAFQEAFDIKEGDEMFLDDEQRVQIW
- a CDS encoding DUF4112 domain-containing protein, with amino-acid sequence MRSRSVGTDTEQKLELGVLQRYADLLDSSIRIPGTQWTIGLDPIIGLIPVVGDLAGYLFSILILFKCYKLGASKMLILKMFGNITLDATIGSIPILGLFFDFAYKSNERNLRLFKEYHTQGKHRESTLPFFLGLFILTTLFVIMVIYLLVQLYAWIF